From Candidatus Manganitrophus morganii, the proteins below share one genomic window:
- a CDS encoding LPP20 family lipoprotein — protein sequence MRQRRFFVEGIIAGVTILLLASCAGHKAKHEEPDWVQKGNGAFLDNDQKAFYGVGAVTGVQNKPLAKTAADNRARAEVAKVFETYSASLMRDYAASTTAGDFKKTSEEQNIEQTIKTFSATTLSGVIIIDHWTDPADGTLYSLARLDLDKFKDNIQQARELNAAVRDYVRENAEKAFEALDKEEEKRR from the coding sequence ATGAGGCAACGGCGGTTCTTTGTCGAGGGGATCATTGCTGGGGTCACGATCTTGTTGCTGGCGAGTTGCGCCGGTCACAAGGCCAAGCATGAAGAACCGGACTGGGTTCAAAAAGGAAATGGCGCTTTTCTCGATAACGATCAAAAGGCCTTCTATGGGGTGGGCGCCGTCACGGGGGTGCAGAACAAGCCGTTGGCAAAAACGGCCGCCGACAACCGGGCCAGAGCCGAAGTTGCAAAAGTATTCGAAACCTACTCCGCCTCCCTGATGCGCGATTATGCCGCCTCCACCACGGCCGGCGATTTCAAGAAGACCAGCGAGGAACAGAACATCGAGCAGACGATCAAGACCTTCTCGGCCACGACCCTCTCCGGCGTGATCATTATCGATCACTGGACCGATCCCGCCGATGGAACGCTCTACTCCCTTGCGCGGCTGGACCTCGATAAATTCAAAGACAACATTCAACAGGCCCGGGAGCTGAATGCCGCGGTCCGCGATTACGTCCGAGAAAATGCGGAAAAAGCCTTCGAGGCCCTCGACAAGGAAGAAGAAAAACGTCGGTAA